The genome window CTATGCGAATACGCCTACCACCCCTCCAGTGCCTATCCTTGAACCAATTCCCCAACATATTATCAAGGAAAGCGATTTGAGAgacttaattaaaaaattaagttcCCTATTTCTACTTTCTTACTTCCTCACAACCCGCTTGTCATCCTTCCTTCTTAACCATAAACAGAAGCCATAACTCTGCCATTTCCTTCAGAGGCTTCTTCAATGCTGATCCAGTGATACAAATGTCTTTCAATTGAAGTTGCATTGATCATCCCATACATCCTTGACACCCAACAGGGTAAGTTGCAGCCCTCAATCCATTTTCCCTGCACTCGGCAGACAGATCAGCATATTTGAGCTTCTTCCTCTAATCGGCTGCCTCCAGTCCCTCTTCCCATGGGACAGTAATATGAATCATTATAAGTTTCTAGCTGACACCGACCATAACACTGTGTCCGGCCTCAAGGAGGTAATGGCAACCTCAGAAGTGAATTTCAGCTGCTGGCCCAGGTTgaccaccattgaccaatcactaCCAGGCACCAGGATTGATCTTGATTTCCTCTATGCAGTGCTTGAACAGCTCTCCCTTTTTAACAAACTCGGTGATCTTCCTATCTTCCTTCCTATGGCCTTCATTTGCTTTTACTCTACACACCTCTAGGATCTCTGCCAGCTTTTGCAGGACCTGATCATGCCACCATCTGTACCGTCCTTGTGCCAATGCAGTCTTGCACCAAGCAAAGATGTGCTGCAGATTTGCTCTTTGGGCCTCACAGTGGGGACAACTCTCCTCTTTGCCATACGACAGAGACAAATTTCCAGGGCTTGGAAGAGTATTATAGGTGGATCTTATTAGAAAACTTAGCCTGGCCTAGGGTACCTTCCACTAGTCATGTCATCCTACCCTTCCTCTTTCATCCAAGATACTTCTGTCACTACCATCATCACTACCTCAGGGGCTTGTTTTCCTGAACCATCATTTAtctgaaattaaatcaaattaattataaaaaaggaaataaattaattaataataattattataataatcaccACATCTCAAATGTTGGTATTTAGTTTGATAACATggaaatgtcattttaaacatttatgaaaTAAAACCACAGACTCTTTTGTTCTGctgaggctaatttcatagctagcattttatgtatcctaaatactttttttgcacaatttcaaaatgtacagctTGGTTGGAGTGACACAATTAAAATAGTCACACAGATATTTATTTCTTCACACATCACATTTCTCATGACATCTCATGCATGCTCTTGACTGTGTGTTTCAaacttttgaataaataaatatatttacaacaTATAGTCAAACGTGTTTGTTGTGGCCGAAATGACTGGACGacagtctttattttttttaaatgctataaaTAATTGTCACACACTACATATTAAGTGCTTTacgtttatttcactctttgtttaaacATTATGATTATCATAGTTTAAAAATTTTATAATGAATATGTTGTCAATGTTCAGTGACGTTTCGatgatccccatggccaccaccactgtgcccttgagcaaggcaattaacttcaggttgctccagggggattgtccctgtaataagtgcactgtaagttgctttggataaaagagtctgccaaatgcataaatgtaaattatccatccatccatccgtccgtccgtccgtccgtccgatccgctgtgtttgtgtgtgtgcgcgtgccgCCCCGTGTTCTTTGTTGTGTTTGGTGTTTTTGACAGTGGTCACGTGCCGGCGCATGCCATCCCAGTGTCTGTCTTTTTCCGGACAGACCCCGCGGGCATGCTGGTGGTGACGCTTCGCTGGGTGTCCTTCCGTTCCGCTGCGCGAGCCATCCGCAGACTTTCCTACTATACTGCTTACTGAGTTTCATTGACATTGATCATAAAATTTGAGTCCTGCGTCTCAATACCCTGACACTCTTgtttcatttgtaaaaaaaacacgCTCTTTTTCTTCAGGATCAGAAGActtgatgatagacagacagttagacagtaTTTGCTGAACTCTAATCAGAAATAAGAcccaattaaattaattaaattaatatacagtaatataaaaatattcagtaaAGTAGAAAGCTTTGAAAGTGGATGCAAGACTTATttcaattatcagtttttatgaGATGGTGATGGAGCATCACCAAAGCACCACAGGCAATGTAGGAGAGGCCATTCAATATCTTTTGGAAGTTGAATCTTAAATTTTTTCCCAGTCAAGTTGACGAGATACAAAATTAGGTTTTTGGTCTCATTCATagtctatataaaataataataaactggcCCATGAGAACCGACTTTACAGCAGCCACATCCAGCATTAATTTAAAAGCAGCTGGCCTCAATTTCCATgtagaaaataaatcaataaataaaattgttgcTCAGCATGGCTTCCCTCTGATTGATGAGTCTGTCCTCAGTTCAAGAGGATACAGCATCACACTGCCACTCTCAGGGTCATAGGCCTACCATAGATACATCATTTCTACTAAATATGTCCTCAATGTCAACACCGAATCCTCTGGAATTCAAAATGAGTCAGTCAACATAAAAGCATTTagaaatgaaggaaaaaaaatggTATGTGCAAGAAGCtctttatataaaatattgaagctctttTTGAGTCAACTTTGTTTTGTTCAACCTGCTGTCACTGAATTCTACTTTAGCATAATTAGTGCAAATCACAATCTAATTCAATTTAATTGAGATTAACCTGGAGGGCACCACTCATGTTCTCTCATTTTACAAAGATTATCACAAAAACGACAAATTATGAATGACTATATTTAGCCAGGGATACATCACAACATAACAAATGCAACAAAAGTGCAACAAATTGGTGAAAGTAGTTCTGCAACACATTTCTGACATGGACAACCTTGATGCAGCGACCACAGGAGACCTAAGTATGCGTTCTCATCcgtgcccagtaggtggcgttatgcacaaagaatgtgaatcgccaaaaaaataaaagaagaagaagaagaatgtaatgGTGGAGatctatagtaaaaaaattacttaaatattgatctgtttctcacccacacctatcatatcacttctgaacatatggattaaaccactagtgttttatggattacttttacgttttctgtttttgaccttcaaagttctggccaccattcgcttgcattgcatggaaatacagagatgagatatGTTTCTAAAATCTTGTGttctgggatggcaagagtgtGAGAAAATAACGAATTTTCGTTTGTAGGTGAACTTTCCTTTaacatttaccgtcaggcaatgTTGGGACACCCTGGGGTCCTCAAACAGGAGGCTTTCGGCACGGGTTGCGTTACATTACAGTCTCCTTCAGTTCGCCCTCCAACCGGCCAGTCCCACTACATTGCCTCAGCGCTGCCAAGAAGCTCACCAGGCTTACTTTAACAAACTCACGCCAAGCACTTTAATAGGTAAGTCAGTCAACGTGACAGGGATCATATATTGCGGAAAGTTGATGTTTGGAGTCGTACATTTCCACTCTATCACTTTTGGCTAGCACATTAGCTTGTGTTAGCTGAATCATCAACAGTTCGGCCTGTTCTTATGTCAGAGCCAAAAAGACAGAGCAAAGTGATGATCTGCCGCTTATTGCGTGTCATGAAGATATTATAGAAGGTTTACGGTCTAATTGTAATTGACAGATCACGCCTTTAGTGCAGGGATCAGCACCAGGCTCTCCTGTATCAGACACTTAGTCTATTTAAGCTGTACACGGAACGAATGCTCGTTGTACTTGCTGTATCTTTGTTTAATTTCACTTCAAGTTTTGTGTAGCCACCACCGTCCATGAGGTTTTCCTCCGGCTGTGTCATAGCGGTTGTGCCTCCCCTTTTTAACCTTGCCCTTAATTTGCCCTTTGAAATATGACAGTTTCCATACTCGCTTTTCACTTTTGAGATTATATCCATATtgattatttaaatgatttaatctGACTAGTCTTCATAGAAGGTTAGTACTTCCTGAAATGAAGGCATGAAAACCAGACATTCCTGTTACATTTGTGGTGACATGTGTAATGGCATGTATGGTAAAGCTCACAGTGATCATTTgccttaaattctgtcatcatgtactcgccctcatattgttccaaacccatgatgACTCATTGCATTTTGTGAGGAGATGTTTACCAGAATCATCATGTGAatttcatcattcacttttattgaaaattttattTCGTAATATATAGGGCTGCCATTGTATCTCCTGGTTTAAATGAAGATgaaggtgagtaactgatgactgaattttaatttttgggtgtaatatccctttaaaaaaatgcaggcacacacacaaaaaagcgtGTCTCAACTCAACTCCTCACTTCCACAACCCCACCAGGCAGTTGAATATGCATGCAAGTAATTGAGGAGAAAGCTGACTTGCGTGCATATTCAACTCTTGTAGATTAGTCTGAAGTGTGTTCAGACTGTGAGTGAATCCTACTTGAGCGGTCACTTCATGATTCAGTGACTTCAGTTAGGTGTGGCCTGCTGTCAGTTCAGATTAGCTCTCACTGCCAGATCAGAGCAGCTGCTTTCAGGCTGGGTCGTTTATCAAACTCCTGCGACTCTGTCTTCGTTAAGATTATCCCTGTACACCTAGAGTTACAGTAGACTGCCCAAAAGGTTTCACTGATTTGTACCAAATGGCTCAGATCTATTGTAACTGTAAATGTTGGCCTggttctgttttattctacaactATATTAGTATGTCCCCAAAGAACAAACTACACTAATTATTCCTATGCAGTTTCTTTTTAGATAAAATGGCTGTTCCCCCAGCATATGCTGATCTTGGCAAATCTGCCAAAGACATTTTCAACAAAGGATATGGTAATGTATCTAATAATCCAAGACTACAATATATGATAAATGTCCTTTATTTGTACTTGAATTCCCTATTATAATAATTTTCCTTTGGATTATTTTCTGAAAGGCTTTGGTATGGTGAAGCTTGATGTCAAGACAAAATCAACTAGTGGAGTGGTGAGACTTCTCTCTTTGctatattttaaaaacactgcaTGCACAGACCTCTGCCTTTCTGTATTGTCACTCCCTGTGTATCCTCTTCGTTAAGTCTAGAGTTCAATTAATCAGTGCACATAGTTTACTAGGGCAGGGTATTGATTAGGACTGCCCCCTAATTGTCGAGCAAACGTTAGTCGAtcagaagagtcttggtcgaccaagttttgattggtcggttggtcgcagaaaaaaaaaataacctctTAAGTGGTGAAGTCACGTAGTCAGTGATGGACAGACATGAACGTTTACGTGGCATTTCCATGCAGTAATTAATTATTCGCGTTCAAACCGACAAAACTGGTATTACTGcgggttggacgctaggtggtactatggggtaattttcattaagcagggttagggttaagccttcACAAAAAGAtgccttgatttcaaactttgaacttttttatttattttaactaaaatttcaaatgaaactgaaaaaaatgatatatatatatatatatatatatatatatatatatatatatatatatatatatatatatataaataggctataaaaagcttaatttggtaattaTCTGCTTAACTTTAGAGCagacttgtttatagttaaatatcttttgttttgtttttgttattggcATTTTGATTAAACAATAAACTGCAACTGGAATTTTATTAATCTCTTGTAGCATCTATGTCTGTGAATTTTATGGTTTTTAAAAACCATTGGCCGTTTAATCGGTAATTgacaaatattaattttaaaaatcGATTTAGCCCCTGGCCAACTATTTTAAAGCTCATATAAATACAGCTTCTATCAGCATGAATGGGAAATAACCAACATTTCCAAAATGGTTTAATCAAGATTGCGTTTCAAAAACGCATTTCAAATTGGCAATAAAGTCTGTGGTGTCATCTATTTTGCTTCTTTAgatcaaatgataaaaaaaaggtGCTTCAGGCTGGTATAGCTAATGCCCATGGCCATTTCTAGAGTAACAAAAATAAAGGCAATGCCTCTTATCAAAAAGgcaattggctcttttaactggaAGGCTATAGTTGCCATATTTAgtgttgtaaataaaaaaatgaaatgggaGGAAGGGAAAGTCCCTCTTATACTGTCTCTGATTCAGTTTAAAACATTCCTAATTTAAACAATTAGCCTTCTGTAATATCCAGGATTATGTTGCCACAATGTGAAATATTTCTTTCATCGTTCCATAGGAATTTAAGACCTCTGGTTCCTCCAACACTGACACCAGCAAAGTGGTGGGAAGCCTGGAAACCAAATACAAGAGACCTGAGTATGGTCTGACCTTTACAGAGAAGTGGAATACTGACAACACTTTGGGCACAGAGATCACCGTTGAAGACCAGGTCTGAATGCACTTTTAAATTGTCGAGTGATGGTGAGTCAAGGTGTGGTTCattaatcattattaataatGCTATTTGTGACACTTTCTCAGATTGCAAAGGGACTGAAGCTGACCTTTGACACAACCTTCTCACCAAACACAGggtaatttatttttgttgtccAATTTTGCAGATTGCATCAAGCTTTGGTGTAAAAAGATTTACATTTCAATGGAAACTGATTTATCTTATTGTAAAACTGAGTTGGGGAgatttaatgttgtgtctgaacAAAACTGTATATTCTATTTATCATGATAGAATATTATTTGACAAAGTTAGCGCTGTATTGTTGTACATTAATGTAGATATTAAAGTTATATTGACCTACTGAGTGGGGCCCAGTTTGTCGACGTATTCCCCATGTTGTAAGATATGTAATTCTGTCAGGAGAGTTGCACATGCCTAGTGTGGCTTTGGCCAAGCATTGGGGCCTCTGTTCTCAGATGACATTCATGCTGTTCAATGTATAGGCTCTAACTGTTCAGGATAGGGGCTTTGGATCATGCAGTATCTGTCTCTTGGCAGGAGCAGTGTAGGTTTATTcgtagaggtgtgaatcttcactggcctcacgattcgattacgattcaaaggGAAACGATTCTCGATGCAGtacgatgcatcttgtccttcaatttctttctttattcagtttcttcaaatgtatttttttactctGTTATTTTCcctttcagtttttttatttaacagctgttttaaaaaatcagaatgagtcacattacataaactggccttttacatccacaagattaaatacatggttctatagtttaaaagagtATCTCTCTTTAGAACcttttaaaagcacaaaaaaattgGTTCTCCATAAAAACACATTGAATACTATTACTTAAACTGattatcttattttatttatttttaagcattgcatatcatttaattgtatttaattattatttaaaattaatctatgcatattaatttattcaatacaatttttaatcacaACTGGAAGTTTCTGGTCCAGGATGAGAGGtatatctgcttctatgagagtgcagCCCTCAGCTTCTCCTCACCTGCACATGTGATGGTAAAGCAGTTTAAATAGCAGTTGATGCTTCAGAAAATTAATCAAGCATCTCATATGCACTGTTCTATCTGTTTACTCTGCGAGTAGATCGCGCGACCCTGTCACAAAAGCTACGATGGATTTCAAACCTTCATCATCATGTGTGCGTACTGTCCTGACAAGCAAGTGACCGGCAATAAAgtaaaagccaatgaaatggagagtacgcaagagtagagaaaggcatcggaaaaattaaaatgaaaacatcaccaacatctcccgaaccgctgcctcgtcatgattttcttctgtgttttccccctgttgtgtgcaaatcagtgcaataaaGGGTGCGagctcgtctttcatgttgtttgttggcttatcatgaataaactctcttgcgtgggtttgtgaaagaatttcagGATCATAGATTCATTCGGCCACAAATGGTCAAGTGTTTgctacagctggtctgcaaacagtcgtgtttgtgcacttgactttagtgtagGCACTTAACTCGCATCTTTGTTTCTACATCTGTCTTTGGTGTGCACCACTGCTCTgctgtgatttaaactgaactctgaATTGATTCTGATTATTGTTTTAGTATGAACTGATTAGAAAAATATTAAACCCTgcagcatttattttaaaagaaataaaatatgttgttttaatgtGGAAATTTTACTATCAATCTAAACTGGTAAAATATCTACACATGTTGGTCAATTGCTAGTCGAATTGTAAACGTTTATGTTTACATGTGTAATAAATAAATTTGCGCAAAATGCCTACCTTGTTTGACTTTGAAACCAATCTTATCTTATTGAATAACACTGAACTGGGCTGTTTTTCCCCCTTGAGAACAGAAAAAAGAGTGGAAAAGTCAAGACTGCTTACAAACATGAGTATGTCAACCTGGGCTGTGATGTTGACTTTGATTTTGCTGGCCCAACCATCCACGGAGCTGCAGTGGTTGGCTATGAGGGATGGCTTGCTGGTTACCAGATGTCCTTTGACACTGCTAAGTCCAAGATGACCCAGAACAACTTTGCTGTAGGCTACAAAACCGGCGACTTCCAACTGCACACCAACGTGTAAGTCCTGAAGCATCATTAAATCAGTCTAAATTCACGGAACGGGTACCTGAAGTTTTATTCTAGTGTAGGGTAGTGTTGACATTAGTtgagattaaatggttttgtctttactttttttttttttcttatcttttttggggggaatttcTTACATAAAATGTCCTTACTACCTGAAAAATGTCATTGAAAAATATGTACTGAGGAATCGCAGCTGCTTATGAGACAGTGCTTggctcaaacatttaaaaaaagagtcaGGGGCTGGCCCACActtttttagccaatcagaaaatgaTCCAATAAGAGACTCTGTCTGTGGATCATTTTGTGCATTCGGGTTTGCTGACATGACCGGAGGGGATTTTGTAGAGTGCGTGTGGTTGAATTTCACAAAACTGCTGAAATAATTTACAGTACCTTTTCAAATGCCAGTGGgttcatttttttaaaagagaattgTAAATACaggtttttaaatttgttttatttaatgattgattAATTTGGTACCGCTGTCCCTGCAGTAATGATGGCTCTGAATTTGGTGGCTCCATCTACCAGAAAGTGAGTGATAAGCTGGAGACAGCAGTAAATCTTGCCTGGACAGCAGGTAGCAACAGCACACGCTTCGGCATTGCTGCAAAATACCAGCTGGACAAAGATGCCTCCATCTGTGTGAGTAAACAAACCCTCTCAGACTGCTTTTACAGAGCACAATAAATCACAAAAGACAATATTGTCTCAGAAAGGGAGACCTGTGTGTTTCTGTGCCTTAACCCAGAACACACAttatatacaattaaaatataatattacaattgaCATTTTTAGAAGTTTGAACTGCTTTATAGAAATTGGCCCATCATGTTACGTATAACATGCATGTGTGGCCTGAttgttacagtgaggaaaatgtGTAATCTGAATTTTTAATGTTGGcctacatttgacattttatttaaagtaatattccgggttatggtcaatcaacagcatttgtggcataatattgattgccacaacAATTCATTTTGACTTTCCCCTATATCCGGTTCccgtgaggcacttgcaatggaagtgaatggggccaatctgtaaacattaaaatactcccatttcaaaagtatagccacaagatataaacaatatgtgtgtaaaaatgATTTGTGTGGTAAcgtcacttattaaccttttctgtgtgaagttataggcAATTGTACAACtatgttgccatggcgatgtaaTGTAAAACAATCTCAAAACGactatttaaacaattttacagttaaaataacacaagttttaacagacaaATTACTGttagtgctttttataaaattattagctacATTTCTACCTTCAATCCCTTAAAAGATTTGCCCTATTCACTTTATTGTAAGAACCTCACTGTAGCCtcagttaaaaaataataaatatatatattatacacatacatacataaaatgacagacgagttgaaataattttttgtggtaatcaacattatgccacaaatgctgtcgattgagcttaacttgtattgtagcCGCAATATTCCATTAGGCGCTGGGTCATACGTTTCTTAACATTTTATGTCTCATTTCTAATAGGCTAAAGTGAACAATACCAGCCTTGTTGGTGTTGGCTATACTCAGACTCTGAGACCAGGTACACTgatgagatttatttttttatgtatcccCTTTCATTGCATAAAGTATATGTTCCATGCAGATTAGTTAAAATGTACCTACATAtgagcatttattatttttatgtgtatCCACTCTCATAACTTTAAACACAGTAATTCTTACCCAAATCTCACTATAGACTTTATGGCAGGGAATATCTTCTGTCCACCTCCAAAATGACTCGCTCCCTGTGAGCTTTGGAGACTGATTAAATAAGTTGTTTTAAATTAGCTTTTATAGAGACTTCTATTTTATTTGCATACACGTTGTTAGGGCCTCTTTAAAGGCTTTTTATAACTCTTTAGTGATTTAAATTGATATTGTTTTTTTACAGGTATTAAGTTGACCCTGTCTGCCCTGGTTGATGGAAAGAGTGTCAATTCCGGTGGCCATAAGCTGGGCTTGGGTCTGGAGCTGGAGGCCTAAACCTGCTCCTGCTTAACGTCAGGGACAAGGGAATATCAGAGAAATCTGACCTTAAATCTAACTCCAACAGCAACCAGCAAGGGAATTCAGGATGGGATTGGATAGGATGTGTTCCAAGGCTACATCTAAAGCAGTCGTTTTCCGCAGCCGTTTCATGGCATTTCTTTTTTACCCCTCCTGGTCGTAATGTCCTTTTTGTTTGTAGTTGTTGTCTCATAGACATTCACATTGGGTCAGCTACAAATTTTCTGTCTCCAGCACTGCCACAGTAATGAAAATTCTCCCTGGGACTGAGGGCATCTGTGGTCTATTGCGGTCCCTTTTCAGTAACGTTGCAGTGGATTTGGGGTGGGTTTGTGGCAAAACTATGTGTCTGATTtcatcatttgtatttgtatctgaTATTCCTTAGTCATCTGAATGCAACTCATGATTAACTCCTTATTAAAGCTTATAcctgatattatttaaatactgttATACCGTTGTTTCTTTCCATGCATGCAAGGATgagttttattttccttttgtcAGCCATAAAAACTCCAGGAGGAATTGTTGTACATGAAGTCTGCCCTTGAACAGAGCAGTTTTTGGGTAGCCTTATTGGGAGATTGTCTGTTTGAAAATAAGACTAGTGAGCTGGCATGGCTggtagtttgtttttatttgcagcaCAGACGACTAGCTAAATCACACAGAAAAGGAAGAATGGGTCGCCCATGTGGTTTGAGTTCAGTAT of Xyrauchen texanus isolate HMW12.3.18 chromosome 20, RBS_HiC_50CHRs, whole genome shotgun sequence contains these proteins:
- the LOC127660779 gene encoding voltage-dependent anion-selective channel protein 2-like; the encoded protein is MAVPPAYADLGKSAKDIFNKGYGFGMVKLDVKTKSTSGVEFKTSGSSNTDTSKVVGSLETKYKRPEYGLTFTEKWNTDNTLGTEITVEDQIAKGLKLTFDTTFSPNTGKKSGKVKTAYKHEYVNLGCDVDFDFAGPTIHGAAVVGYEGWLAGYQMSFDTAKSKMTQNNFAVGYKTGDFQLHTNVNDGSEFGGSIYQKVSDKLETAVNLAWTAGSNSTRFGIAAKYQLDKDASICAKVNNTSLVGVGYTQTLRPGIKLTLSALVDGKSVNSGGHKLGLGLELEA